One region of Epilithonimonas zeae genomic DNA includes:
- the abc-f gene encoding ribosomal protection-like ABC-F family protein, with protein MLSVQGLGLHHAGNYLFRDTNFTIKKGDKIGLVGKNGAGKSTLLKILSGEINFYEGNVVPEGNITIGFLKQDLDFVKGRTVWDETMQAFEQINALKDELEEVNNQLATRTDYESDAYTDLINRMTDLNDLLMNHDAYNLEGDVEKILFGLGFKASDFHKITDEFSGGWRMRIELAKLLLQQNDLMLLDEPTNHLDMESIIWLEEFLKDYPGSMLLVSHDKQFMTSTCNRTFDVNNKKIDDYKANYSKYLELRKDRKEKLIQAKKNQDAEIKHTEELINKFRASASKASFAQSLIKKLEKVERIEVENEDVSKFNIRFQPSVTPGKVIFEAKNLGKAYGDKQIFDNVDFFIERGDRISLLGQNGQGKTTLAKILAGDIKDYTGEWNLGHNVSIGYFAQNQEEVLTPEKTVLQEAEDSATEETRPRVRDLLGSFLFQGEDVTKKTKVLSGGERNRLALCKLLLRPFNTLIMDEPTNHLDIQSKEIIKLALQKYEGTLIVISHDREFLQGLSDKIFEFRDGKMKEFLGNIDEYLEYRQKESIREISAEKAKLHQEEVEEPRPKKQESKPVASNNQPTRIVSKEQKNIQNKLKKVEEKISELELKIEEFESSFTKDNPTEQVLEAYNKTKEELDLTLQEWEYLGSQLEN; from the coding sequence ATGCTTTCGGTTCAGGGATTAGGCTTACATCACGCAGGAAATTATCTTTTCAGAGACACCAATTTCACCATCAAAAAAGGCGATAAAATTGGATTGGTCGGAAAAAACGGAGCCGGAAAATCTACGCTTCTCAAAATTCTTTCCGGAGAAATCAACTTCTACGAAGGAAATGTAGTTCCGGAAGGTAATATCACCATTGGATTTCTAAAACAGGATTTAGATTTCGTAAAAGGAAGAACTGTTTGGGACGAGACAATGCAAGCTTTTGAACAAATCAATGCATTGAAAGATGAGTTGGAAGAAGTCAATAATCAATTAGCTACAAGAACCGACTACGAAAGCGATGCTTACACAGATCTCATCAACAGAATGACGGATTTGAATGATTTATTAATGAATCACGATGCGTATAATTTGGAAGGCGATGTGGAGAAAATTTTATTTGGTTTAGGTTTCAAAGCGAGTGATTTTCACAAAATAACCGATGAGTTTTCGGGAGGTTGGAGAATGAGAATCGAGTTGGCAAAACTGCTTCTTCAGCAAAACGATTTGATGCTTCTGGATGAGCCGACCAACCACTTGGATATGGAATCTATCATTTGGCTGGAAGAATTTTTGAAAGATTATCCGGGCTCGATGTTATTGGTGAGTCACGATAAGCAGTTTATGACTTCTACTTGTAACAGAACTTTCGATGTGAACAACAAGAAAATCGATGATTACAAGGCCAATTATTCCAAATATCTTGAGCTGAGAAAAGACAGAAAAGAAAAACTCATCCAGGCTAAGAAAAATCAGGATGCAGAGATAAAACATACCGAGGAACTAATCAATAAATTCCGTGCGAGTGCTTCCAAAGCCTCTTTTGCACAGTCATTGATTAAGAAATTAGAAAAAGTAGAACGCATCGAAGTTGAGAATGAAGATGTTTCTAAATTCAACATTCGTTTCCAGCCTTCTGTAACGCCAGGAAAAGTGATTTTCGAAGCTAAAAACCTTGGGAAGGCTTACGGCGATAAACAAATTTTCGACAATGTAGATTTCTTCATAGAACGTGGTGACAGAATTTCTCTTTTAGGACAAAACGGACAGGGAAAAACTACTTTGGCGAAGATTCTTGCCGGCGACATCAAGGATTATACAGGAGAATGGAATCTTGGCCACAATGTGAGCATCGGTTATTTTGCTCAGAATCAGGAAGAAGTTTTGACGCCTGAAAAAACTGTTTTGCAAGAAGCAGAAGATTCTGCAACGGAAGAAACCAGACCTAGAGTTCGTGACCTTTTGGGTTCTTTCTTGTTTCAAGGTGAAGATGTGACCAAGAAAACCAAAGTTCTTTCCGGAGGTGAAAGAAACCGTTTGGCGCTTTGTAAATTATTGCTTCGTCCGTTCAACACTTTGATTATGGATGAGCCTACGAACCACTTAGATATCCAGTCAAAGGAGATTATCAAATTGGCGCTTCAGAAATATGAAGGAACATTAATCGTGATTTCTCACGACCGTGAATTCCTGCAAGGTTTATCAGATAAAATCTTCGAATTCCGAGATGGGAAAATGAAAGAATTCCTTGGAAACATTGATGAATACTTGGAGTACAGACAAAAAGAAAGTATCCGAGAAATTTCTGCAGAAAAAGCAAAATTGCATCAGGAAGAAGTTGAAGAACCAAGACCAAAGAAGCAAGAATCAAAACCAGTAGCCAGCAACAATCAACCAACTAGGATTGTTAGCAAAGAACAAAAAAACATCCAGAACAAGCTTAAAAAAGTAGAAGAAAAAATCTCTGAACTGGAATTAAAAATCGAGGAATTTGAAAGTTCTTTTACGAAAGATAATCCTACTGAACAAGTATTGGAAGCTTACAACAAAACCAAAGAAGAACTGGATCTTACTTTGCAGGAATGGGAGTATCTTGGGAGTCAATTAGAGAATTAA
- a CDS encoding deoxyhypusine synthase family protein — MSKPITEFIEKYYLHFNAAALVDASKAYVAHLKDGGKMMITLAGAMSTAELGKILAEMIRQGKVDFISCTGANLEEDLMNLVAHTHYERVPNYRDLTPKEEWDLLERGLNRVTDTCIPEEEAFRRLQKHIYEIWKDADDKGERYFPHEYMYKMILSGVLEQYYEIPRENSWMIAAAEKNLPIVVPGWEDSTMGNIFTSYCIKGDLKFSTMKSGIEYMAYLADWYPKNSGGKGVGFFQVGGGIAGDFPICVVPMLYQDMEMHDIPFWSYFCQISDSTTSYGSYSGAVPNEKITWGKLDITTPKFIVESDATICAPLMFSYILENS; from the coding sequence ATGAGCAAACCGATTACTGAGTTCATAGAAAAATATTATTTGCACTTCAATGCGGCGGCTTTGGTAGATGCTTCCAAAGCTTATGTTGCACACCTGAAAGATGGTGGGAAAATGATGATTACGCTTGCAGGAGCAATGTCAACAGCGGAATTAGGAAAAATCTTGGCTGAGATGATTCGTCAAGGGAAAGTGGATTTCATTTCTTGTACTGGAGCAAATCTTGAAGAAGATTTGATGAATCTTGTAGCACATACACATTACGAGAGAGTTCCTAATTACAGAGACCTTACGCCAAAAGAAGAATGGGATTTGCTGGAAAGAGGACTTAACAGAGTGACTGATACTTGTATCCCTGAGGAAGAAGCTTTCAGAAGATTACAAAAACATATCTATGAAATATGGAAAGATGCGGATGATAAAGGAGAGCGTTATTTCCCACACGAATATATGTACAAAATGATTTTATCAGGTGTTCTTGAGCAGTATTATGAAATCCCGAGAGAGAACTCTTGGATGATTGCTGCGGCAGAGAAAAACTTGCCAATTGTTGTGCCTGGATGGGAAGATTCTACAATGGGTAATATTTTTACTTCTTATTGTATCAAAGGAGATTTGAAGTTTTCTACAATGAAATCCGGAATCGAATATATGGCTTATTTGGCTGATTGGTATCCAAAAAATTCTGGTGGAAAAGGCGTTGGATTCTTCCAAGTTGGAGGTGGAATTGCTGGAGATTTCCCAATTTGTGTAGTACCGATGTTATATCAGGATATGGAAATGCACGATATTCCTTTCTGGAGTTATTTCTGTCAGATTTCTGATTCTACAACATCTTACGGTTCCTATTCCGGGGCTGTTCCGAATGAAAAAATCACTTGGGGTAAATTAGATATTACAACTCCGAAATTCATTGTTGAAAGTGATGCGACAATTTGTGCACCATTGATGTTCAGCTATATTTTGGAGAATTCATAA
- a CDS encoding DUF493 domain-containing protein — protein sequence MADIIDSNHANPEEFYKSLKEKLEEQHNFPEEYLFKFIVTSDSEKITEILRVFDNLKYTLSNKESSTGKYTSVSIDCFVLDADQVINIYKKVATIEGVMML from the coding sequence ATGGCAGATATTATAGATAGCAATCACGCAAATCCAGAAGAATTTTACAAATCACTGAAAGAAAAATTAGAAGAACAGCATAATTTTCCGGAAGAATATCTTTTCAAATTCATCGTTACAAGTGATTCTGAGAAAATAACAGAAATCCTGAGAGTATTTGATAATTTGAAATATACTTTATCCAACAAAGAAAGCTCTACTGGAAAATACACTTCTGTTTCTATCGATTGTTTTGTATTAGATGCAGACCAAGTCATTAATATTTATAAAAAAGTAGCAACCATCGAAGGTGTAATGATGTTGTAA
- a CDS encoding ferritin: MNTNRLSNNMQNALIKQMTKEAHASQIFLSYGCWADVKGYGGIANFLYRHSQEERNHMIKFMRYILDRGGEAKVEAIPAPPENPQNLTDCFNKVFQHEVDNTTSIYNLVNLSFEEKDWATWNFMQWFVKEQIEEEKLALELIDKLKIAGGDSASDESLFTLDKTLEAAADEVSLPQEATAENPS, translated from the coding sequence ATGAACACTAACAGATTGTCTAACAATATGCAAAATGCATTGATTAAACAGATGACAAAAGAAGCGCATGCTTCACAAATATTTCTTTCTTATGGCTGTTGGGCAGATGTAAAGGGTTATGGCGGAATTGCTAATTTCTTGTATCGACATTCTCAAGAAGAAAGGAATCATATGATTAAGTTTATGCGCTACATCCTAGACAGAGGCGGGGAAGCTAAAGTGGAAGCTATTCCTGCTCCACCAGAAAATCCTCAAAATTTAACGGATTGCTTTAATAAAGTTTTCCAACACGAAGTTGACAATACAACTTCTATATACAATTTAGTCAATTTATCTTTTGAAGAAAAAGATTGGGCAACTTGGAATTTTATGCAGTGGTTTGTAAAAGAACAGATTGAAGAAGAAAAATTAGCACTTGAATTGATTGATAAATTGAAAATTGCAGGTGGAGATAGCGCCAGCGACGAGTCATTATTTACTTTGGACAAAACTTTGGAAGCTGCCGCAGATGAAGTTTCCTTACCTCAGGAAGCAACAGCAGAAAATCCTTCTTAA
- a CDS encoding SusC/RagA family TonB-linked outer membrane protein, with the protein MRKNYVKLPLLIAALYFGGDLHAQSTQDTTTKENKIEEVVVIGYGTQKKENVTGSIGIVTAKDLADKPNANPLNSVQGKLAGVNVVTSGTPGGSPRVDIRGVGSLSGNTVFIVDGMLTEDISFLNPQDIESMSVLKDPSSLAIFGAKAANGAVIIKTKSGKGKPVFNVNSYLGIKTVTNVPKMVNADQYIELYNEKLLNDNGSSAGSISRADFPADTDWFKEIFRTSIINSNDFSASGSLGKLNYYGSVGYLQDEGNLAAGQGINSGSGFNRFNTKLNLSYKITDNITIGDNFSFSKTRTDVANNPLLDARNSPPLFGPINSATGTYQFFNGYSIANPRATLDLYRSQVRQERMLNNVFVDIKFLKDFTFRSSYTTDNYTPVQYEYTPAITYIPNPTISNLITRTNRYRNYVWDNTINWKKTFGNHNLELLAGFSRIRDSRSEDVWIAKNVSYDGTNGSLNIGNGTDIFNYQDTAAAVTNGRPAATQDQQRIESFFGRINYDYAGKYLLNASVRRDASSQISTDRYKTFPAISVGWVVSKEGFMSEQNIFNLLKLRASWGELGNPRVKRDFSAIVTNIGGGAYYGNTGYAAATVDRVIDPSIGWETTTGSDFGVEMAFLNNKLKVEGTYYNKESKDIVYGVNQATISGASNPYDFITNAYSFRNKGFEVSANYNTDLSESVKLGFYGNFTSLKNEITSVYQGSFLETGASLFGNSIVRLQAGQAVGSYYGYQVDGVFQTDAEAAGSGQTGAKAGWFKFADLDGNGVIDTRDKTFLGSPIPKGTYGFGFNLTVHSIDFGIDFQGVFGNKIYNYNREQRYGNESWDLDMYNNRWRGAGTSNTNSMITSNQSIILPNSFYVEDGSYFRIRNIQVGYNLPSGIAQSLSVKKLRIYLSAQNPWTSFKYNGFSPEIMNQDRVQMGIDQNIYPISAIYTMGMNLTF; encoded by the coding sequence ATGAGAAAAAATTATGTAAAATTACCATTGTTGATTGCTGCTTTGTACTTTGGCGGTGATTTACATGCACAATCCACACAGGATACTACTACGAAAGAGAATAAAATCGAGGAGGTGGTTGTGATTGGATATGGTACACAGAAAAAAGAGAATGTTACTGGGAGTATTGGTATTGTAACTGCTAAAGATTTAGCAGATAAACCAAATGCTAACCCATTAAACTCTGTACAAGGAAAACTTGCTGGGGTAAATGTTGTTACATCTGGTACGCCAGGTGGCTCTCCTAGAGTAGATATTCGTGGTGTTGGGTCATTGTCAGGAAATACAGTATTTATCGTTGATGGTATGTTGACAGAAGATATTTCTTTCCTAAATCCTCAGGATATTGAATCAATGAGTGTTTTAAAAGATCCTTCCAGTTTAGCAATTTTTGGTGCTAAAGCAGCAAATGGAGCGGTGATTATTAAAACTAAGAGTGGAAAAGGTAAGCCAGTTTTTAATGTTAATTCTTATTTAGGAATCAAAACTGTTACCAACGTCCCAAAAATGGTAAATGCAGATCAATATATTGAATTGTACAATGAGAAATTGTTGAATGACAATGGGTCTTCTGCAGGGTCAATTAGTAGAGCAGATTTTCCAGCAGATACAGATTGGTTTAAAGAAATTTTCCGTACCAGTATCATTAATTCTAATGATTTTTCTGCTTCGGGAAGTTTAGGGAAGTTGAATTATTATGGTAGTGTAGGATATCTTCAGGATGAAGGTAATTTAGCTGCTGGGCAAGGTATTAACTCAGGAAGTGGTTTTAACAGGTTCAATACAAAATTGAACTTGAGTTATAAAATTACTGATAATATTACAATTGGAGATAATTTTTCTTTTTCGAAAACACGGACTGACGTTGCAAATAATCCTTTGTTAGATGCACGTAACTCTCCACCGTTATTTGGTCCAATTAATTCTGCAACAGGGACTTATCAGTTTTTTAATGGTTATTCTATTGCCAATCCAAGAGCAACTTTGGATCTTTATAGATCACAGGTAAGACAAGAAAGAATGCTTAATAACGTTTTTGTTGATATTAAGTTTTTAAAGGATTTTACTTTTAGAAGTAGTTATACCACAGATAATTATACTCCTGTGCAATATGAATATACTCCAGCAATAACTTATATACCAAACCCAACTATTTCTAATTTGATAACCAGAACTAATAGATATAGAAATTATGTTTGGGATAATACAATTAATTGGAAAAAGACCTTTGGTAATCATAATTTAGAATTGTTAGCTGGTTTTTCAAGAATCAGAGATTCTAGATCAGAAGATGTTTGGATTGCTAAAAATGTAAGTTATGACGGTACTAATGGATCTCTAAATATCGGAAATGGTACAGATATTTTTAATTATCAAGATACTGCGGCTGCAGTTACCAATGGTAGACCTGCCGCTACACAGGATCAACAAAGAATTGAATCTTTCTTTGGGAGAATCAATTATGATTATGCTGGGAAATATCTTTTAAATGCCTCTGTACGTAGAGATGCTAGTTCACAAATCTCAACAGACAGATATAAAACTTTCCCTGCTATAAGTGTTGGTTGGGTAGTTTCTAAAGAAGGTTTTATGAGTGAGCAGAACATTTTTAATTTGTTAAAATTAAGAGCTAGCTGGGGAGAGTTAGGTAACCCGAGAGTTAAGAGAGATTTTTCTGCGATTGTAACTAACATTGGTGGAGGTGCATATTATGGTAATACTGGATATGCCGCAGCAACAGTTGATAGAGTGATTGATCCATCTATTGGCTGGGAAACAACAACGGGTTCGGACTTTGGTGTTGAGATGGCATTTTTAAATAATAAACTAAAAGTTGAAGGGACATATTATAATAAAGAATCAAAAGATATAGTTTACGGAGTTAATCAGGCTACTATTTCCGGAGCTAGTAATCCGTATGATTTTATCACTAATGCTTATTCTTTTAGAAATAAAGGATTTGAAGTGTCTGCAAATTATAATACAGATCTAAGTGAAAGTGTAAAACTAGGTTTCTATGGTAACTTCACGTCTCTTAAAAATGAGATTACAAGCGTCTACCAAGGGTCATTCTTAGAAACAGGTGCTAGCTTATTCGGAAATTCAATTGTAAGACTACAAGCTGGGCAAGCAGTAGGTTCTTACTATGGATACCAAGTTGATGGCGTGTTCCAAACAGATGCTGAGGCTGCTGGTTCTGGACAAACTGGTGCTAAAGCAGGCTGGTTTAAGTTTGCTGACTTAGATGGTAATGGAGTTATTGATACAAGAGATAAAACATTTTTGGGAAGCCCAATCCCAAAAGGAACTTATGGTTTTGGATTTAACTTAACAGTTCATTCTATCGATTTTGGAATCGATTTCCAAGGTGTATTTGGTAATAAAATCTACAATTATAATCGTGAGCAAAGATATGGTAACGAGAGCTGGGATTTAGATATGTATAACAACAGATGGCGTGGAGCAGGAACATCTAATACTAATTCTATGATTACTTCTAACCAGTCTATTATTTTGCCAAACAGTTTCTATGTTGAGGACGGTAGCTATTTTAGAATTAGAAATATTCAAGTTGGATATAATTTGCCATCAGGAATTGCACAATCTCTATCTGTTAAAAAACTGAGAATTTATCTAAGTGCACAAAATCCTTGGACTAGTTTCAAATATAATGGATTCTCTCCAGAGATCATGAATCAGGACAGAGTACAAATGGGTATTGATCAAAATATCTATCCAATTTCAGCAATTTATACAATGGGTATGAACTTAACATTTTAA
- a CDS encoding RagB/SusD family nutrient uptake outer membrane protein: protein MKKIFLTLSIFSVIASCSDDFVDIKPEGVVIADDFYKTEADAMKATNAIYSFLRSWENSGFPAQYVFGVTGDDVEKGSNPGDASFINAYDNFSFTISDDGVNGYWTGQWQAVQRTNQVITNVPNIDMDTALKTRLVAEAKMLRAYFYFNLVRIYGGVPIFDGLQTDYINQPRNTAAEVYAFIVKDLTEASEILPQTYPAGQEGRVTKGGALGLLSKVYLYMKEYQKAYDTSNLVIGMGYKLDPDFNHLFRPAGEFGTESVFEVNCGCSPEFGGSQYAEVQGVRNQYGWGFFTPTQALEDAFEPGDVRKQFTILREGETTPEGDLIKKGDPQAGNTWNYKTYVPSSLNNNACGYGSIQNIRILRFADILLINAEAANELGNSGVAIANVNKVRHRANLGDTPASTQSALRLAIWQERRVELAMEMDRFPDLVRTGQAEQFLGSKGFQKGKNELFPIPLRAITDSKGVLTQNPGYN from the coding sequence ATGAAAAAAATATTTTTAACACTCTCCATATTTTCGGTAATTGCAAGTTGTAGTGATGATTTTGTGGATATCAAACCAGAAGGGGTAGTAATAGCTGACGATTTTTATAAAACGGAAGCTGATGCTATGAAAGCGACGAACGCTATATATAGCTTCTTAAGAAGTTGGGAGAATAGTGGATTCCCAGCACAATATGTATTTGGAGTGACGGGTGATGATGTAGAAAAAGGATCAAATCCTGGAGATGCATCTTTTATCAATGCATATGATAATTTTTCTTTTACAATTAGTGATGATGGAGTCAATGGCTATTGGACAGGTCAATGGCAGGCAGTACAAAGAACTAATCAAGTAATTACTAATGTTCCAAATATTGACATGGATACAGCTCTTAAAACTAGATTGGTTGCGGAAGCTAAAATGTTGAGAGCCTACTTCTATTTTAATTTAGTAAGAATATATGGTGGCGTTCCTATTTTTGATGGATTGCAAACTGATTATATAAACCAGCCCAGAAATACTGCAGCAGAGGTATATGCATTTATTGTTAAGGATTTAACTGAAGCATCTGAAATTTTACCGCAAACATATCCTGCAGGTCAAGAAGGGAGAGTTACAAAAGGTGGTGCTTTGGGATTGCTTTCAAAAGTATATCTTTACATGAAGGAATACCAAAAAGCATATGATACATCTAACTTAGTAATTGGAATGGGTTATAAATTAGATCCTGATTTTAATCATTTGTTTAGACCGGCTGGAGAATTTGGAACTGAGTCTGTTTTTGAAGTGAACTGCGGTTGTTCTCCCGAATTTGGAGGTAGTCAGTATGCGGAAGTTCAAGGCGTAAGAAACCAATATGGTTGGGGATTCTTTACGCCTACTCAGGCATTGGAAGATGCATTTGAGCCTGGTGATGTAAGAAAACAATTTACTATTCTTAGAGAAGGTGAGACTACACCAGAAGGGGATCTTATAAAAAAAGGAGATCCACAAGCGGGCAATACTTGGAATTATAAAACTTATGTTCCTTCATCACTTAACAATAATGCTTGTGGATATGGATCGATCCAAAACATAAGAATTTTGAGATTTGCTGATATTTTATTAATTAATGCAGAGGCTGCTAATGAATTAGGTAATTCTGGTGTTGCTATTGCAAATGTTAACAAAGTTAGACATAGAGCTAATTTGGGAGATACTCCAGCATCAACACAATCTGCTTTAAGATTGGCAATTTGGCAAGAAAGAAGAGTTGAGCTTGCTATGGAAATGGATAGATTTCCTGATTTAGTAAGAACAGGCCAAGCAGAGCAATTTTTAGGTTCTAAAGGGTTTCAAAAAGGTAAAAACGAGTTGTTTCCAATTCCTTTAAGAGCTATTACGGACAGTAAAGGTGTATTAACACAAAATCCTGGTTATAATTAA
- a CDS encoding C1 family peptidase, whose protein sequence is MKTQTKNLITCFCLLLLSINTFSQSCVITRLPSSGDFSNSGNTNSFSIIYQKNCTPTIIKSNDSWFSYTVTTNNSRPSYNEILLYVTTSPNYGNPRTGYIYVNNNESFKITINQAAGANVNVPVSGVSVNPTSAFLSINETVSLYPTVLPMQATNKNIIWNTSNPNIATIAYSSNYVTSIKGISPGKVQITATTEDGGHIAASNITVTGEAKSFSWKNYTDMDGTIKDFTTPAKDQITQGPCFLFAAIGMVEAKYKIQNSTTNNIDLSEASLHPNCTGLYESIYNSLTYIKNNGVLEESCYPYSLSAYAYGSLPYPNCQTGICTGTTKKYKVASFSQINFSNLDPNLRSDYLKSIIRQNGTVAVSFSGSSLHNGASHAYEIYGWNGLYWLLKDSWPNEVNSALSTDIDIPEILAANSTGQFAAYYINGNVNISNKIGMVKGRQNSVSSDQDDINFEIVPNPANNQIRILNFPKEGALVQISTTDGRLVFNNWIKYNVIDITQLPKGSYLMKFNSNDKQNILKFIKQ, encoded by the coding sequence ATGAAAACACAAACCAAAAATTTAATTACATGTTTTTGCTTGCTATTATTATCTATTAATACTTTCTCACAGAGTTGTGTTATAACAAGATTACCTAGTTCTGGAGATTTCTCAAACAGTGGTAATACAAATAGTTTTTCCATCATTTATCAAAAAAATTGCACACCTACTATTATCAAGAGTAATGACAGTTGGTTTTCTTATACTGTAACAACTAATAATAGTCGACCATCGTACAATGAAATATTACTCTATGTTACAACTTCTCCAAATTATGGAAACCCAAGAACAGGCTATATTTATGTTAATAATAATGAATCTTTTAAAATTACAATTAATCAAGCTGCAGGAGCAAATGTAAATGTTCCGGTTTCAGGAGTTAGTGTAAATCCAACATCAGCATTTTTGAGTATTAATGAGACAGTTAGCTTGTATCCAACAGTATTACCAATGCAGGCTACTAATAAAAATATTATTTGGAATACAAGTAATCCTAATATTGCTACAATAGCTTATTCTAGTAACTATGTAACTTCTATTAAAGGCATAAGCCCAGGAAAAGTACAGATTACAGCAACAACAGAAGATGGAGGACATATTGCTGCAAGTAATATTACAGTAACAGGAGAAGCTAAATCTTTTTCGTGGAAGAACTACACGGATATGGATGGAACAATAAAAGATTTTACCACACCAGCCAAAGATCAGATAACGCAAGGTCCATGCTTTTTATTTGCAGCAATAGGTATGGTAGAAGCAAAATATAAGATACAAAATAGTACAACAAATAACATTGATCTATCAGAAGCAAGCTTACATCCTAATTGTACAGGATTATATGAAAGTATATATAACTCACTCACTTATATAAAGAATAATGGAGTTTTGGAAGAAAGTTGTTATCCTTATTCTCTTTCAGCCTATGCTTATGGAAGCTTACCATATCCTAACTGTCAGACAGGAATTTGTACAGGCACAACAAAAAAATATAAAGTGGCTAGTTTTTCACAAATTAATTTTAGCAATTTGGATCCGAATTTAAGATCTGACTATCTGAAAAGTATTATAAGACAAAACGGTACAGTAGCAGTATCCTTTAGCGGAAGTAGTTTGCATAATGGGGCTTCACACGCTTATGAAATTTATGGATGGAATGGTCTGTATTGGTTATTAAAAGACAGTTGGCCTAATGAAGTTAATTCAGCATTATCGACAGATATTGATATTCCAGAAATTCTAGCAGCTAATAGTACGGGTCAGTTTGCAGCTTATTATATAAATGGTAATGTTAACATCAGCAATAAAATAGGAATGGTTAAAGGAAGACAAAATTCTGTTTCTAGTGATCAAGATGATATAAATTTTGAAATTGTACCTAACCCAGCCAATAACCAAATTAGAATATTAAATTTTCCTAAAGAAGGTGCACTTGTTCAAATATCTACTACCGATGGAAGATTAGTATTTAATAATTGGATAAAATATAATGTTATTGATATAACACAACTTCCAAAAGGTAGTTATTTAATGAAATTTAATTCAAATGATAAACAGAATATTTTAAAGTTTATTAAACAATAA
- a CDS encoding glucoamylase family protein, translated as MKNLLSISIISLSVLLSCKNAQVSKTVSETKPVSKNLTDNQLMDKVQSDALKYFWDFAEPHSLLGRERYHEDNIYPDNDKHVITTGGSGFGLMTILVGVDRKYIPRQEAVKRLTHIADFLEKADRFHGAWSHWINGETGKVVPFGKKDNGGDLVETAFLTQGIICVREYFKNGNAEEKALAAKMDKLWKGIEWNWYTKGGEKVLYWHWSPSYGWEMNFPLEGYNECLITYILAASSPNYSIDSETYNKGWSRNGTYTTDRTKYGLPLYVKHNYAEEFGGPLFWSQYSYLGLDPRGLSDKYVKSYWDLNRNHVLIDYKYCLENPLNYKGYSEKYWGLTAGYTRNKDGSVGYAAHQPMKEDLGVITPTAALSSMPYTPKESMAVLRFLYDEKPNFIGQAGPYDATSINFNDWTTPRYLAIDQGTIAPMIENYRTGLLWNLFMNAPDIREGLKKIGFKSTEHQIQ; from the coding sequence ATGAAAAACCTACTATCAATATCAATCATATCCTTATCAGTCTTGCTTTCCTGCAAGAACGCCCAGGTCTCGAAAACAGTTAGCGAAACAAAACCGGTTTCAAAAAATCTGACAGACAATCAATTAATGGATAAAGTCCAAAGCGATGCCCTAAAATATTTTTGGGATTTTGCAGAACCCCATTCATTATTAGGAAGAGAACGTTATCACGAAGACAATATCTATCCGGATAACGACAAACATGTGATTACAACTGGCGGATCGGGATTTGGTTTAATGACAATCCTAGTTGGTGTTGACAGAAAATACATTCCGCGTCAGGAAGCTGTGAAAAGACTGACGCATATTGCGGATTTTTTAGAAAAAGCAGACCGTTTTCACGGGGCTTGGTCACATTGGATTAATGGCGAGACGGGTAAAGTCGTTCCCTTTGGAAAAAAAGATAATGGTGGAGATCTGGTAGAAACCGCTTTTCTTACACAAGGCATTATTTGCGTCCGCGAATATTTCAAGAACGGAAATGCAGAAGAGAAAGCACTCGCTGCAAAAATGGACAAACTCTGGAAAGGGATAGAATGGAACTGGTACACAAAAGGTGGTGAAAAAGTGCTCTATTGGCACTGGTCTCCATCATACGGCTGGGAAATGAATTTCCCACTGGAAGGTTACAATGAGTGTCTTATCACTTATATTTTAGCAGCATCATCACCCAATTATTCCATCGATTCTGAGACTTATAACAAAGGCTGGTCAAGAAACGGAACTTACACAACAGACCGAACAAAATACGGACTTCCACTGTATGTTAAACATAATTACGCAGAAGAATTTGGTGGTCCATTATTCTGGTCACAGTATTCCTATTTAGGTTTGGATCCAAGAGGACTTTCCGACAAATATGTAAAAAGTTATTGGGACTTAAACCGAAATCATGTTCTTATAGATTATAAATATTGTTTAGAAAATCCGTTAAATTATAAAGGTTATTCAGAGAAATATTGGGGACTTACCGCGGGTTATACAAGAAACAAAGATGGCTCTGTTGGTTATGCAGCGCATCAACCTATGAAAGAAGATTTGGGCGTAATTACTCCGACGGCTGCGTTGAGCTCAATGCCTTACACGCCAAAAGAATCGATGGCGGTTTTAAGATTTTTGTACGATGAAAAACCAAATTTCATTGGACAAGCCGGACCTTATGATGCAACTTCCATCAATTTTAATGATTGGACCACACCTCGCTATCTCGCTATCGATCAGGGAACTATTGCGCCAATGATTGAGAATTACCGC